AGAACGTAATCCCTTCTACTTCAAACACCTCAAACTCAGGATACTCCATATCATAATCACAATTTCCTGTAACTCTCACACAATGAGATAATAATCCATCCTTATAAGGAAATTCAGAATCTCCTGTATGAACAAAAGTTACTTTTTCTCCAGAAAAATGATCAAAAATTTTTCGAAGCGTCAACTCTTGACCATGATTATCACTGACAATGACTATTTTCATTCTGTTTCCTCCACAGCTCCTAAAGAATTTGTCCAATGTTCCCATTTTTCAACTAGTAATTCAATCGCTTTTGCACGATGGCTAATTTTATTTTTGATATCCATTCCGAGTTCCGCAAATGTTTTTTGATACTCTGGCACTAAAAATAATGGATCATAACCAAATCCACTGTCTCCTGACGGTAAAGTGGCAATTTCTCCGTGACATTCTGCCTGTACCACAAGAGATTCCTGAAACGGAGCTGCTAACACTAAACAACATGTGAAATGAGCTGCCCTTTCCTTACCTTTAAGCCCACCTAGTTCTGATAACAGTTTGGCGTTATTTGCCGCATCATTCTTTTCTTCTCCTGCAAATCTTGCAGAATATACTCCGGGAAGTCCTTCTAGAGCATCTACACAAAGTCCTGAATCATCAGCCAAAACCATTGTTTGTAAAGCATTCGCAATCGTTTCTGCTTTCAGTCTCGCATTTTCCTCAAAAGTCGTTCCTGTTTCTTCTACTTCATCTAATTCTGGGAAATCTTTTAAGGTTTTAACCTTATAGCCCTTTGGTTCAAAAATTTTGGCAAATTCTCTTGCTTTTCCAACATTATTCGTTGCAATAACAATTTCTTTTTCAAGTTGAAGAGGCGTTAATTTTTTCTCTAAACTCACCGTATTCACCTCTAAACCTTTTCTGTAGAGCCAATTTTCCGCAATCTCTTCAAAAAGTGTTGCATCTCCCGTTGTATAAATTTCTAAAGTGGGATTTGGATTAGTTTCAGGAGTTTCACTGAGTTTGCAATAATCTAAAAGAGCACTCACACTAGAAACAGTTTCTGCACCTGAATCAATCAAGGAAACTTGATTTCCAACAACTTTTTGAATCGTTTTTCTTAAAAGCGGATAATGTGTACAACCCAAAATTACTGTATCTACATTAGTTCCTTCTAATGGATTGAGGGTTTCTTTTACAATCTCCCAAGCTTCTGGGGTATCCGATTGATTATTTTCGACAAGTGGAACAAAGTTTGGACAAGCAATATCAAATACTTGAATGTTCTTATTCTTGTCGTGCATTGTTTTTGGATACACTTTACTTGAAATCGTAGCATTCGTCCCCAATACTCCGATTCGGTCATTAGATGTTTGCTTGATAGCTGCTAAACTTCCTGGCTGAATCACTCCCACCACTGGAATCTCTAATGTTTGTTTCAATTCCTCTAAGACGACTGCCGTGGCCGTGTTGCAGGCAATGACCAGCATTTTTATATTCTTTTGTAGTAAAAATTGCACCATTTCCAATGTATATTGTCGAATCTCCTCTTTCGGTCTTGTCCCATATGGGCAACGAGCGGAATCTCCTAAGAAGACCATTGATTCGTTTGGTAATTGTTTTAATGCCTCTTTGAGAACCGTTAAGCCTCCCACTCCTGAATCAATAAATCCAATTGGTCTTTTCATATTTTGCCAACCTCTCTATCTTTTGTCTTCTATAGTATACCATAGTTCAAACCTGGCTGATTCAAAAGTGGTTCGTATTATGAAAAAGTTAATCAAAGAGAAGACCCTTCGGTGTTTGAATGAAAAGGCTTTGAAGGGTCTACACTGCGTGCCTTTATCGGATATCTTCATAGTGTTTGTAATAGCTGTAGCGGTTCGAGCCGTGGTCTCTCACCTACTGAGCTATTACTCACACTATAGAATCCGATAGGCCCTCCGTTTGACTCCTCCGACCTTTTCATTCAAACAATGATGCTCATAACGTTTTGCAATACGACCAGGTGACTAAAAAAGAAAGGGGAGAAACCTCCGCACTAAACAAAAAGAACTCCTGCTGTGCAGAAGTTCTCGTTTTTTATGCTACGTTTGGATCTTTACTTTGATGTTTTCTAGTCACTAATATTAAGAGAACAATCACTACTAAGAAAGTTATTGAAATGGCCCAGCCAGGGTTTTCGTTGATAGATTTTCCTAGTTGAATGATAAATTTAACAAAATCTGGTAATTCCTTCCCTTGATGACTCACTCCACTGATTATAATACCCATTAATAAAGTAACTCCCCCAAGTGCGAATAGTCCTGTTTTTAATGGCATTTTATTCATGACAATCCCAATCACATTTGCAATCAGATGAATCAATAATACTTGTGCAAAAAAAGTTGCAATACTTAAAAATAGATTTTCAGGATTATACAAAGTGCTTAACCTTGATTCAATTTTGATCGTATTGAATACCGTGATTCCTTCTCTAAATGGTAACAATATGCTAAAGATAAACGTTAAAATGAGTGAATCAATAATTGTTTGAATAAAGAGACTTTGAATTTGTTCATTTCTCGTTAATCCTAGTTGGCTTTCTAGGCGGAATTGTTCAATGATATAAGCAATTCCGATGATTAAAATAATGAGTCCGACTTCATTATCAAAATAAATTGGGAAATAGACTCCAAATGAAGTAAAATCTCCATTTGCAAATATCTTCATGAATAGGCCTGCGAAAACCCACCAAATTCCTAAAAAGATTAAAATCGATTTCCATCTTTTCACTAGCCCCATGCTAACAACTGATACTAAACGGTCCATCTTATTCATTCTCCTTTCGAGTAATTGAAATAAAGTAATCTTGCAATGTTAATGGTGAAAAATCTAATCCTTGAGGAATCTCCCCTTTTTTGCCAATCACTACTGCACGAGTGATATTTCCAATTTGTTCGGTTTCTTGTACATTCTTATCTGCGACAAATTCTTGAACTAGACTTGTAGCACCGCTAACAACATATCCTTTTCCAAGAACCTCTTCCACCATCACTTCCTCTGTAACTACACCATCTTTAATAACGATGACTTTTTCAAGAAAGGAAGCAACTTCTTCGATTAAATGCGTCGCAATGACAAATGTCCGTGGATTTCTTGCATAAGCTTCCAGTAATTTTTTGTTAAAAATATGACGATGATTCGCGTCTAATCCTAGTACTGGTTCATCCATAAAGATGTACTCACTTGGATTACAAAGCGCTAGGATAATTTTCATAATACTTTGGTATCCAGTAGAGGCCTTTGAAAATCTTTCTTTCACATTGACTCCAAAAACTTTAATTAACTCTTCTGCAAATTCACTGTCGAATTCTGGATAAGTTTTCTTATAAATAGATAATAAATCTTTAAATTTATATTCTTTTGGGAACCAATTTTCTGTACTCGATAAGTACACTTGATGCATTGCCCTTGGAGTTTTATGAAGATCCACGCCATCAAGAGTGATGTCTCCACTTGTCTTCTCAATACGACGAGCAATCATATTTAAAACGGTACTTTTTCCAGCTCCATTTCGACCTAATAGTCCAATAATACTCTCCGGTTCAATCGTAAAATCGACCCCTTTTACAGCTTCTTTATTGAAATATTTCTTTCTTAACCCTTTCACTTGGATTGTCATTTTAGGAACCCTCCTTCGATAATTTTAACTAATTCTTCTTTTGTAATTCCTAGTGCTTGCGCTTCTTTTAAGAAATTTGGAACCATCTGATTCGTAAATTCATTTTGCTTTTTGCTTAGAATAATTTTTCTTGCCCCTTCTGCTACAAACGTTCCAAGGCCTCTTCTTTTTTCTAATACTTGTTCGCTCACGAGTAAGTTCATTCCTTTCAATACGGTTGCTGGATTGATTTGATACCCTGTGGAAATCTCAGTTGTCGACGGTACTTGATCTCCTTCTTTGTAGACTTCATGGAAGATTTCTTCTTCTAGTTGATTGGCTACTTGTTGAAATAACGCGATATCACTTTGAAAATCAAATTTCATAACGCACCTCCTTTTAGTTTTGTGTTTGTTGGTTAGTTACTTGTGTAATTAACTATAAAACTAAAAAACTATTTTGTCAACACTTTTTTTTTAAATATTTTGAAAATAAAAAAAGGAGTGATAAAACAAGGGTTCTCCTTGCTTCATCACTCCTTCAAAAATATGATTTTATAAAT
This Granulicatella adiacens ATCC 49175 DNA region includes the following protein-coding sequences:
- the racE gene encoding glutamate racemase, with the translated sequence MKRPIGFIDSGVGGLTVLKEALKQLPNESMVFLGDSARCPYGTRPKEEIRQYTLEMVQFLLQKNIKMLVIACNTATAVVLEELKQTLEIPVVGVIQPGSLAAIKQTSNDRIGVLGTNATISSKVYPKTMHDKNKNIQVFDIACPNFVPLVENNQSDTPEAWEIVKETLNPLEGTNVDTVILGCTHYPLLRKTIQKVVGNQVSLIDSGAETVSSVSALLDYCKLSETPETNPNPTLEIYTTGDATLFEEIAENWLYRKGLEVNTVSLEKKLTPLQLEKEIVIATNNVGKAREFAKIFEPKGYKVKTLKDFPELDEVEETGTTFEENARLKAETIANALQTMVLADDSGLCVDALEGLPGVYSARFAGEEKNDAANNAKLLSELGGLKGKERAAHFTCCLVLAAPFQESLVVQAECHGEIATLPSGDSGFGYDPLFLVPEYQKTFAELGMDIKNKISHRAKAIELLVEKWEHWTNSLGAVEETE
- a CDS encoding ABC transporter ATP-binding protein, whose product is MTIQVKGLRKKYFNKEAVKGVDFTIEPESIIGLLGRNGAGKSTVLNMIARRIEKTSGDITLDGVDLHKTPRAMHQVYLSSTENWFPKEYKFKDLLSIYKKTYPEFDSEFAEELIKVFGVNVKERFSKASTGYQSIMKIILALCNPSEYIFMDEPVLGLDANHRHIFNKKLLEAYARNPRTFVIATHLIEEVASFLEKVIVIKDGVVTEEVMVEEVLGKGYVVSGATSLVQEFVADKNVQETEQIGNITRAVVIGKKGEIPQGLDFSPLTLQDYFISITRKENE
- a CDS encoding GntR family transcriptional regulator, whose amino-acid sequence is MKFDFQSDIALFQQVANQLEEEIFHEVYKEGDQVPSTTEISTGYQINPATVLKGMNLLVSEQVLEKRRGLGTFVAEGARKIILSKKQNEFTNQMVPNFLKEAQALGITKEELVKIIEGGFLK